The Geitlerinema sp. PCC 9228 genomic interval GGTGCTACAGCCAACCGTGTGGCTTTGGAAGCTTGCGTACAAGCGCGTAACGAAGGTCGCAACCTCATGCGCGAAGGCAACGAAATCATCAAAGAAGCCGCCCGCTGGAGTCCCGAACTGCAAGCGGCTTGCGAACTGTGGAAAGAAATCAAATTCGAATACGAAGCTGTGGATACGCTTTAATCGGAAGAAATCAAAGCGACCGGCTTGGGGATGTCAGATTTTGGGTTTTCGATACAATAGGTATTTAAAACCTGAAATCGACTATTCCCAAGGCTGGGAAAGGGGGATCGTGGATCCGAAACAAGTGGCCAAAAACACGGCACGGGTTTTGCAAAATTACCTCACCTACCAAGCACTGCGCACGGTCATCGAACAGCTGTCAGAAACCAACCCACCCATGGCCTTGTGGTTGCAGCAATACTCTGGCGGCGTGTTCCAAGATGGGGAGGCTTACCTACAAAACCTGCTGCAAGAGCGCAAAGATTTGGTGTTGCGAATTTTGGCCGTGCGCGAAGATCTGGCCAATTCGGTGGTAGACTTTTTGCCAGAGATGGTGCGTACTGGTATCCAGCAATCCAATATGGAAACGCGCCGCCAGTTGTTAGAACGCATGACCTCATCCCAGCCTGCATCCGAAGCGCGAACTTCCGAACGTAGCCATCCCGAATTGACAGACGAGGAATCTTCTCCTGAGGAAGGAGGTTCCAGCGAAGAACCATCGTAAATTTCAGCGTAGATTTTCGGAGTCCATCGATGAAAACTTTACCAAAAGAGCGACGTTACGAGACTTTATCTTACTTACCCAATCTCACCGACCAACAAATTGCCCGTCAGGTTCAGTATATGCTGGATCAAGGGTTTATTCCCGCCATTGAGTTTAACGAAGATTCGGCTGCCGAAACCCATTATTGGACCCTGTGGAAGTTGCCCCTGTTCCAAGCATCTTCCCCGCAAGACGTACTTGATGAAGTACGGGAGTGCCGTCAAGAATATCCCAATTGCTTCATCCGGGTAGTAGGATTTGACAACATTCGTCAGTGTCAAATGATTAGTTTCATCGTTTACAAACCCAACCAAAGCCGCTTCTAGGGTTGTTGTTGTAAAACTCCCACAGCAAAGGTCGGGGCGAACATTAGTTCGCCCTTATTTCATTGGCCAAATTTTTCGGGTTGGAGAGAAACTTCAGTTAGCAGTCAATCAAAAAAACAGCAGGTTTTTTATGGGACTCGGTCAAGAAATTTCAGAAGTATTGGGGTCACGTTTGTCCTATCAAGGACGCAAATTTCGCTTTGTTGTGGAAAAATTGCGGTTGCCCAAAGGCACCCAAGCAGAATTTGAGTATATCAAACATCCTGGAGGAGCTTTGTGCGTTCCCGTCACCAACGACGGCAAACTGATTCTCGTACGTCAGTATCGCTTCAGCGTTTGCGATCGCTTGTTAGAGTTTCCAGCAGGCACGGTGGAACCCCACGAAGACCCGGAAGCAACAATTCGCAGAGAAATTGAAGAAGAAACTGGATACCGCGCCCATCAATGGCAAAAACTCGGGGAATTTTCCCTAGCACCTGGTTATTCCAGCGAAATGATTTATGCTTTTCTAGCTAAAGATTTGGAACCGTTGGATACGCCACCCGAACAAGATGTAGATGAGGACATTGAAGTGGTGACCCTTTCTGCTGAGGAACTCAAAGCAGCAATTTTGGCAGGGGAACCTGTGGATTCCAAATCCATCTCTAGTTTTTTCTTGGCACAGGATTTTCTATAATCCCATTTCTGAAAAATAAGTCGGCGCTTCCCGAAGCGCCCCCCCCGTCATAATTTTCCATGATTTTTCGTCGGCGCTTTCCAGGACATTGGTTTGCCGGAATTTTACCTGAAACAGGAAAATAGCGATCGCCTGGGGAGTCAAAATTGATTTTTAAGTGAGGATCCCAAGGAACCAAGTTGGGGAGGCCACAGCTTCATGGACCCCCAATTGAGCCGCTGACCTCAATAAAAATTTTCCAAATTCCCCATCAATATATTATAATTTATACTTTACGCTCGGTTTTGAGTATCGTTTCCATCTATTCCCTTGATGGAAAAAACGCAAGTTCCCGGTAGCGATCGCTGGCTTTTCCAATCAAACCACTTATCCACCGAGAAAAGATTTCCCACTCAGCCTAACAAACCACCTTCTGCACGTACGCCTCCCTTTCCCAACCATCTATATCCCGAGGAAAACACCGAGACTGGCCGTGAATGCAGCCAGCAGCCTACGTACGATTGCTGTTACCTAAGTTTTTCCAGGTAGCTGCCAACAACCGCGAAACCAAATTCTGCGAGATAAACGCCCATTTTGTTAGGGAAAATTTGATATAGAAAAAGACCACCCTCTTTTTTAGAGCTTCCCTGAGGAGAATTTTATGCCAACTTTGGGTAAAGATTTGTCCCACATCACAAAAGCGACCTCTAACATGACGCACAATAGGAAGTAGGAAAAATCGGGGAAGTGGGTGGGAAATCAACCGGTTGGCAACTATCATTCACAATGTAGGGGGATACCATACAAACGAACATGGAGGTTCGACCCGATGAAGAAGATTCTCGTCGTTGATGACGACCAAACCTTGCGCTTGGTGTTAAAACGTTATTTAGAAAATCAGGGGTATTTGGTTTCTGTGGTGCATTCTGGCATTGATGCGCTGGAAGTCTTCGACCGCGAACCACCCGATCTGATCGTCTCGGATATTATTATGCCCCAAATGGATGGCTTTGAATTTTGTCGTCGCTTACGGGCCAAACGTTCCGGTCAATTGGTTCCGTTTATTTTTCTTTCCAGCAGAGACGAACTGGA includes:
- a CDS encoding chaperonin family protein RbcX, whose amino-acid sequence is MDPKQVAKNTARVLQNYLTYQALRTVIEQLSETNPPMALWLQQYSGGVFQDGEAYLQNLLQERKDLVLRILAVREDLANSVVDFLPEMVRTGIQQSNMETRRQLLERMTSSQPASEARTSERSHPELTDEESSPEEGGSSEEPS
- a CDS encoding ribulose bisphosphate carboxylase small subunit produces the protein MKTLPKERRYETLSYLPNLTDQQIARQVQYMLDQGFIPAIEFNEDSAAETHYWTLWKLPLFQASSPQDVLDEVRECRQEYPNCFIRVVGFDNIRQCQMISFIVYKPNQSRF
- a CDS encoding NUDIX hydrolase encodes the protein MGLGQEISEVLGSRLSYQGRKFRFVVEKLRLPKGTQAEFEYIKHPGGALCVPVTNDGKLILVRQYRFSVCDRLLEFPAGTVEPHEDPEATIRREIEEETGYRAHQWQKLGEFSLAPGYSSEMIYAFLAKDLEPLDTPPEQDVDEDIEVVTLSAEELKAAILAGEPVDSKSISSFFLAQDFL